A segment of the Streptomyces sp. ITFR-21 genome:
GCGGCGAGCCGCTCCGACTCGCCCGCCCGGCAGTCCTCGGGCAGCGGGCTCACCCAGCGGTTGTACGAGGTCGACCGGACGTCCTCGCACCACCAGGAGGTGGGGGTGACCCGGCGGTAGGCCACCGTGGTGCCGCCGGGCGCCGCGGCGTTTCCGAAGGCGAACGGCAGCCCGTACAGACCGGTCGGCGTGGTGTCGGTGCTCTGCTTGCGGACGGTGCCTTCGACCAGCCCCTTCGCGCCGAAGCGGGCGGGGGCGGTGCCGACGTTCTTCCAGGCGCCGCCGGTCTTCTCCCACTGGACGAGGGTGCCGGTGGTGGAGCTCGGCGTCGGCGCGGTGACGGTGAGCAGCTGGGTGCCGCCGCCGGTGTCGTGCATGATCCGCGGCAGGGGGATCTGGACCCGCGGGGCGGTGACGGCCGCCGCGCCGCCCGCGCTCACGGCGAGGGTCGCCGTCACGGCGGCGGCAGCGGTCAGGGCGACAGGGGTGCGGGCACGCACGGGACCTCCGGGTCGGGCGGGACGAGAGCTCTTACCGGAGTCTGCCACCGGCCGCCGCGCCACGGGTCCGGAACCGGTCCGGGCCGGGGCGGTTCAACCCGCTGCCGACAGGTCGGCCACCCAGTCGTTGGAGCGGATGAAGGTCCCCTTGGGGTACTCGAACGCGGTCTCGCCCAGCAGGGTGAAACCGGCCTTGCGGCACACGGCGTTGGAGGCCGCGTGGCCGACCGAGGGGAAGGCGTGCAGGTGCGCGCGGTCGCCCGCCCGCCGGGCCTGCGCCATGACCGCCCGGGCGGCGGCCGCGGCTATGCCCCGGCCCTGGAATCCGGGCAGGATGCCCCAGCCGGTTTCGTAGACGTCCTCGCCGCGCCAGTGGCGCGGCCAGAAGCCGATCGAGCCGGCGACCTCGCCCCCCGGGGACAGGCGGACGGTGTACATCCGGCCGCGGTCGCCGTCCAGGCCCAGGTAGCGCAGATGGCGGGCCGCGAGCTGCTGCCCGCTCTCGGGACCGCCGAGGTGTTCGGTCATCTCAGGAGCGTTGGTCCTGGTCAGCACCCAGAAGTCGGCCTGCGACCAGGGCCGCAGCGCCACGCCGACAGGTGCCCTTGCCCGTGCGTTCGTCATGGTCGCCAAACTACGCCGGGGGTCCGACAACGGCGCGCGGCGCGGACCGGTGGACCGGGCCGGGTCCGGGCGCGAGGCCCGGCGCGGGACCCGGACAGGAGCCGGACACAAAGGAGCCCCGGCCGGGACGGGGGGACCAGGCCGGGGCAGCTCGCGGGGGAGAGACGCGTGCGTTTCTCCGTCGGCGTTAGTTTAACACTCAATGAGCATAGTCGAAGCCACTCGGCGTCGTGGAACCGCGTGTCTGCGGGGCCGCCGGGAGGGCGGCGGGTCCCACCGGCGCCGCGGCGCCGAGCAGGTCGCAGAACTTGCGCCCGTCGACCGGCAGGTCCCGGCGCCAGGCCATCGCCACGACCGGGGCGAGCAGCAGCAGGCCGGCGCTGAGCGAGCTGGTGACCGACAGCCGGACCAGGGTGCCGTCGGCGTGCGGGAGCAGGTCGAAGGCGTACAGCGGCACCTGGGTGCCCAGCGGGCACCACATCCGCTGGCCGCGGAAGGCTATCCGCCGGCACGGCTCGTAGTCCGCGCAGACCAGCCGGTGCCTGCGGCGCCGGCCCGGATACCGGTAGCAGTAGACCGCGTCCACGCCGGGCGGCACGAACGCCGCCTCGACCGAGGACACTCCCGAACTCCACAGGGCGAGATTGCGGGCGTCGGCGAGAAAGTCGAACACCTCGGTGGCCGGCCTGGGCACGAACACGTTCGTGGAAACGCTCGGCATCGCAAACCTCCCCGGTAGCGGCGTGGGCGGCTGAGCACGCGAGGCGCGGACCGGGACCGACGGTGCGGGCGCCGGGCGGAAAAGCCGCCTGTTTCACTCCTCTTCGGAAAGCGTGCCTCGCAAACAGGCCCATGTCGTGGCAATAGGCCCGTTCGGGTGATAACGCGGCGCGCTCGGGGATGGGAGGCCCCCGTGGCTGTCGATAGCCTGTGCCGCGTGGCAGAACAGCAGGTTCCCGCGCACTTCGAACGCGGCACTGACGGCCCCAAGGTCATCGTCGCCGGGCTCGACGGCTCCGACTCGTCCTGGCGCGCCGCCGCGTACGCGTCGGGTCTGGCACGCCGCCAGCACGCGCTCCTGGCGCTGGTGTACGTGCAGCCCTATCTGCCGGGCGGAGCGGCGCTCGGCGTCCCGGTGTCGCAGGCGGACACCGGGGTCGCCGAGCAGCTGCTGGCAGAGATAAGGGACGCCGTGGAGCGGGTGGGGGACGACTTCCACGTGCGCTGGGAGTTCCACACCTTCCGCGGAGACCCCTACAGCGGCCTGGCGACGGCCGCCGACCGGCTGACCGCCGACGCCGTGGTGGTGGGTGCCTCGGAGCGGGCCGGGCACCGGCTGGTGGGTTCGGTGGCCGTCCGGCTGGTGAAGGCCGGCCGGTGGCCGGTCACGGTCGTGCCGTGACCACCGGTGCGTACTTGTAGCCGACGCGGCGCACCGTCACGATGCTGCCCCGGTGGGCGGCACCGAGCTTGCGCCGCAGCCGGGCGACGTGCACGTCCACGGTGCGGCCGTCGCCGACATGGCCGTAGCCCCACACCGTGGTGACCAGCTGGTCCCGGGAGTGCACCCGGTGCGGGTGGGCGACCAGGTGGGCGAGCAGCTCGAACTCCAGGTAGGTGAGGTCGAGCTGGCGGCCGTCCACGACGGCGGTACGGCGGTCGCTGTCGATCCTGACCGGGGTGTCCACCGCTTCCTCCACGGGCTGCTGCGGTACGCCGGCACCGTCCGGGCCCGGTTCGGCCGGGACCAGCACCAGATAGCCGACCATCGGGGCGCCGCCGGCCACCGCGGGCAGCACATGGCCCGGGGCCGGCATCCAGGTGGCGCCGGGGGGCAGGAAGTCGGGCGCCGGAGGCGCCTCGTCGGGACGGACCGCGCGCAGCCGCTGCCGGCCGGCCGGGGCCGGGACAGCGGTGGCGGCAGCGGTGAGGGACTGGAACGGGGAGACGTTCGACATGGGTTCGGCTCTTTCGCGCGAAGGGTCATGGGTGACTTATTGCGCGGGACCGGGATGCTGACGTACGGCGGCTTCGGCCGCAGGGCAGGTCAGCGTATGACGCGGGTCCGCGCGGGGATCGCGCGGCAACACCAGCGGTCGAAGTGGTGCTCCTGCCGGGACGGCCAGAAGGGCTCCAGGTCGTGTCGACCTGTCCCGGTGTCGGTCATGCTGGCCATGTTCCTATTGAACCAGACCGTGGGCGTGCGGCGTTAGGCAAAAGAACGCAGCGAGACGTGTGCGACGTCACTCGAACAGCCGCCACCGCGGGACACTGCGGCGGCGGCGGCCGTTGCGCGGGGCTTTGCGGGCTTTCACCCCGGTGCGTCCCCGCGGGCCCGGCGGTCACCCGCCGCGCGGGGCGGTCCGCAGCCGGGTCTAGGGTGGTCGAGCGGACCAGAAGGAGCTCCCATGCCGATCCACCACCTGCTGAACATCGCGGTGAACGAGTCCCCCGGCCCCGGCCCGGTGATGCGCAGCATCATCGTGGTCGCGGTGGTCGGCGGCGTCCTGCTGGCGTGGTTCGTGCTGCGCGGCTACCGCGACAACGACTGAACCGCCCGGTTCATCTCCCCTCTTTCCCGTCTTCCCCGCCGCGCCTGCACCCGCGGGGATCCGGGCGACGGGACCCGGGGTCCGTCACCCGGATCCGCGTGGACGGCGGGGCGGGGTCCGGTGCGTTGCGACCGCACGGCGGAGGAGGGGGCGGCGTGGTGCGCCGCCGGCCGGCGGGAACGCGGCGGATCCGCGGGCCGGGGCCCGCGACGCCGCGGAGATCCGCCCGGCAGGGCCTAAGGGCACTTCTCGCCGAACCTGACGGCGGTGAACCGCACCGGCTGCCCGTGCAGCGGGGTGCCGGGGGCCGGCGCCTGGGTGCAGACCCGCCAGTTGGACGCGAGCAGGATGACGCGGTGGCCCGCCGCGTCGGACGAGCTGACGGACGTGTCCGAGGGCAGGCTGCGGGTGGCGGTGTTGAGCGCCCTGCCCCTGAAGTCGGGCATCAGCCTGCCCGCCTTGGCCGGCGGCGCCTGGTCGGCGGCGCCTGGTCGGCGGCGGGGCAGGTCTCGTCGAGCTTGACCGTGCCGAAGTCGAGCTTGGTGTCGGTGGACGCCCGGGTGCCGGCGGCGGGCTTCTGCGAGCAGACCTTCCAGTCCTGGTCGATGATCTGGTGACGGGCCCGGCCGGCGGAGTCGTGGCTGGTGAGCCGGCGGAAGCCGGCCGACTCGGCAACGTCCTGGGCGCTCTGCAGGCCCTTCCCGACGAGATCGGGCACCGGTTTGACGACGGCGTGTCCGGCGCCCCCCGAACCGGTGGTGTCCGGGTCGCAGGCGGTGAGGATGGCCGCGGCGGCGAGCAGGACGACGGCGGTGGCGGCGCGGGTGCGGATGGCGCGGGTGCGGGTACGCATGCGGTCCTCCCCTTGCTTCGGGCTTCGGGTCCGGTGGTTCGAGCCTGACAGCCCGGAGGGCCGAGGGGGGCCGGTGTGCCGGGTTCGTTACGGAGTGCGGGGCCCCGCGCGACGCGGTGCGCGAACCGCCGTGCCCGGCGGGGCGCCGTCCCAGGCCCCGCTTCCGGAGCTTCGCTTCCAGGGCCCCGCGCCTGCGGCGCCGGCCGGTTCCGCGGCCCGGCCCGCTCCGGGTCCCCGCGATCCGCCCGGTCCGCCCCCTGTCCGGTCCGCTCGGGTCCCGCCCCCGCCCCGGGACCTGAGCGGGGGTCAGCGGATGGGCAGCCCGGACAGGGCGCGGGCGATGACCAGCCGCTGGATCTCGCTGGTGCCCTCGAAGATGGTGTAGATGGCACTGTCGCGGTGCATGCGCTCGACCGGGTAGTCGCGGGTGTAGCCGTTGCCGCCGAGGATCTGGATCGCCTGGGCGGTGACCGTCTTGGCGGTCTCGCTGGCGAAGAGCTTGGACATCGAGCCCTCGGCGGAGGTGAAGGGCCGGCCGGCGGTCGCCATCCAGGAGGCGCGCCACACCAGCAGCCGGGCGGCGTCGATCCGGGTGCGCATGTCGGCGAGCTGGAAGGCGATGCCCTGGTTGTCGATGACGGGGCGGCCGAACTGCTCGCGGCCGACCGCGTATTCGAGGGCGTACTCGTAGGCGGCCCGCGCGGTGCCCACGGCCATGGCGCCGACGGCCGGCCGGGACGCCTCGAAGGTGGCCATGGCCGCGTTCCTCACCCGTCCCGCGGACTCGCCGCCGCCCGTCGCGGCCCGCTCGCGGGCCCGGGCCAGTCGCTCGTCGAGCTTGTCCTTGCCGCCGAGCAGGCACGAGCCGGGGACACGGACGTCCTCCAGCACCACCTCGGCGGTGTGCGAGGCGCGGATGCCGTGCTTCTTGAACTTCTGCCCCTGGGACAGGCCCGGGGTGCCCGGGGGCACGATGAAGGAGGCGTGGCCCTTGGAGCCGAGCTCGGGGTCCACCACGGCGACCACCACGTGGACGTTGGCGATGCCGCCGTTGGTGGCCCAGGTCTTGGTGCCGTTGAGCACCCACTCGCCGGCGGCCTCGTCGTACACCGCCCGGGTGCGCATCGCGGCCACGTCGGAGCCGGCGTCCGGTTCCGAGGAGCAGAAGGCGGCCACCTTCACGTCGTGCGCGTCACCGTACATCTGCGGCACCCAGGTGCCGATCTGCTCCTCGGTGCCGTTGGCGAGCACGCCGACGGCCGCCAGCCCGGTGCCGACGATGGACAGCGCTATCCCGGCGTCGCCCCAGAACAGCTCCTCCATGGTCATCGGGATGCCGAGGCCGGTGGGGTCGAAGAACTGCTGGGCGTAGAAGTCCAGGGAGTACAGGCCTATCGCGGCCGCCTCCTGGATGATGGGCCACGGCGTCTCCTCGCGCTCGTCCCACTCGGCGGCGGCCGGGCGCATCACGTCGGCGGCGAAGCCGTGGATCCACGCGCGCACGGACTGCTGGTCGTCGTTGAGTTCGAGCGTGAAGTCGCCCATCGTCCCCTCCACGTGCCGGTTACTAGCGGTAACCGCAGTCTGTTACCCTCTGGTAAGGAATGTCAACTCCGGTCCCGCGAGCCACCGCACGGGTCCGGAGTGTTACGTTGCGCAGACCACCGGCAATCGAACAACAGGGAGGCGAGGGTGGAGACCGGCCAGCGGCAGGACCAGCGCACGGCCACCGAGCGACGGCGCCAGGAGTTGCTCGAAGCCGCCGACCGCGTGGTGCTGCGGGACGGCCCGGAGGCGTCGATGAACGCCATCGCCGCGGAGGCGGGCATCACCAAGCCCATCCTCTACCGGCACTTCGGCGACAAGAGCGGCCTGTACCGGGCGCTGGCCAAGCGCCACACCGACGCCCTGCTGGCCACCCTGCGCGCCGCCCTGGACTCCCCCGGTGACCGGCGGGACCGGGTCGAGGCCACCCTGCACGCCTACCTGTCCGCGATCGAGACCCGCCCGCAGGTCTACCGCTTCCTGATGCACCCGGCCGAAACCCCCGCCGCCGACGGTGAGAAGGGCTTCGACGTCGGCCGCCACTCGGTCCCGCTGCTGCGCCGGATGGGCGAGGACCTGGCCGAGGTGATCGACGAGCGGCT
Coding sequences within it:
- a CDS encoding winged helix-turn-helix domain-containing protein, which encodes MSNVSPFQSLTAAATAVPAPAGRQRLRAVRPDEAPPAPDFLPPGATWMPAPGHVLPAVAGGAPMVGYLVLVPAEPGPDGAGVPQQPVEEAVDTPVRIDSDRRTAVVDGRQLDLTYLEFELLAHLVAHPHRVHSRDQLVTTVWGYGHVGDGRTVDVHVARLRRKLGAAHRGSIVTVRRVGYKYAPVVTARP
- a CDS encoding L,D-transpeptidase family protein; this translates as MRARTPVALTAAAAVTATLAVSAGGAAAVTAPRVQIPLPRIMHDTGGGTQLLTVTAPTPSSTTGTLVQWEKTGGAWKNVGTAPARFGAKGLVEGTVRKQSTDTTPTGLYGLPFAFGNAAAPGGTTVAYRRVTPTSWWCEDVRSTSYNRWVSPLPEDCRAGESERLAAYPTQYAHAVVIDFNYAKPVKGRGAGIFLHVNGSGATAGCVSVPADAMNRIIGWLKPGAAPHIAIGTSGGSTSVARY
- a CDS encoding SRPBCC family protein, with the protein product MPSVSTNVFVPRPATEVFDFLADARNLALWSSGVSSVEAAFVPPGVDAVYCYRYPGRRRRHRLVCADYEPCRRIAFRGQRMWCPLGTQVPLYAFDLLPHADGTLVRLSVTSSLSAGLLLLAPVVAMAWRRDLPVDGRKFCDLLGAAAPVGPAALPAAPQTRGSTTPSGFDYAH
- a CDS encoding PASTA domain-containing protein, coding for MRTRTRAIRTRAATAVVLLAAAAILTACDPDTTGSGGAGHAVVKPVPDLVGKGLQSAQDVAESAGFRRLTSHDSAGRARHQIIDQDWKVCSQKPAAGTRASTDTKLDFGTVKLDETCPAADQAPPTRRRRPRRAG
- a CDS encoding GNAT family N-acetyltransferase; the protein is MTNARARAPVGVALRPWSQADFWVLTRTNAPEMTEHLGGPESGQQLAARHLRYLGLDGDRGRMYTVRLSPGGEVAGSIGFWPRHWRGEDVYETGWGILPGFQGRGIAAAAARAVMAQARRAGDRAHLHAFPSVGHAASNAVCRKAGFTLLGETAFEYPKGTFIRSNDWVADLSAAG
- a CDS encoding acyl-CoA dehydrogenase family protein — encoded protein: MGDFTLELNDDQQSVRAWIHGFAADVMRPAAAEWDEREETPWPIIQEAAAIGLYSLDFYAQQFFDPTGLGIPMTMEELFWGDAGIALSIVGTGLAAVGVLANGTEEQIGTWVPQMYGDAHDVKVAAFCSSEPDAGSDVAAMRTRAVYDEAAGEWVLNGTKTWATNGGIANVHVVVAVVDPELGSKGHASFIVPPGTPGLSQGQKFKKHGIRASHTAEVVLEDVRVPGSCLLGGKDKLDERLARARERAATGGGESAGRVRNAAMATFEASRPAVGAMAVGTARAAYEYALEYAVGREQFGRPVIDNQGIAFQLADMRTRIDAARLLVWRASWMATAGRPFTSAEGSMSKLFASETAKTVTAQAIQILGGNGYTRDYPVERMHRDSAIYTIFEGTSEIQRLVIARALSGLPIR
- a CDS encoding TetR family transcriptional regulator → METGQRQDQRTATERRRQELLEAADRVVLRDGPEASMNAIAAEAGITKPILYRHFGDKSGLYRALAKRHTDALLATLRAALDSPGDRRDRVEATLHAYLSAIETRPQVYRFLMHPAETPAADGEKGFDVGRHSVPLLRRMGEDLAEVIDERLDLGPDSRMVARAWGHGIVGMMYAAGDWWLSERPVSRDQLVRSLADLLWGRLAAAGDRAGSPGL
- a CDS encoding universal stress protein, which gives rise to MAEQQVPAHFERGTDGPKVIVAGLDGSDSSWRAAAYASGLARRQHALLALVYVQPYLPGGAALGVPVSQADTGVAEQLLAEIRDAVERVGDDFHVRWEFHTFRGDPYSGLATAADRLTADAVVVGASERAGHRLVGSVAVRLVKAGRWPVTVVP